A genomic segment from uncultured Desulfuromonas sp. encodes:
- a CDS encoding type II toxin-antitoxin system HipA family toxin: MITKLVVFIDNAVVGHLWLDENKLFCFQYDENWLHSSEIPLSLSLPLRSEPYLADESHAFFANLLPEQKIRQVVARNLGVSPHNDFGLLEKIGGDCAGAVSLYPDGVQSTAEKTYAPVSTQELAHIIKELPQKPFLAGESGFRLSLAGVQNKLPVFYSEGQFALPQGGAPSNTIIKPPIETLDGTVENEAFCMALASAIGLPVPNSYIHDLDDSRIFAIERYDRVIGEDGLTRVHQEDFCQAMGTLPEYKYEHESGPSFAQCVTLLRKLSAKPAKDVMALLDWLIFNFLIGNSDAHGKNISLLLLPQGPALAPFYDLLSTRIYAHYGLTSDMAMKIGGEVDPDKVTKQNWEALAEDIQISSRYVVPRIVLIANKIESVRLQLFSEKFAPYKSDCLYRLNQFIFESCEMAIRRLA; the protein is encoded by the coding sequence ATGATAACGAAACTGGTCGTGTTCATCGACAATGCCGTGGTTGGCCATCTGTGGCTGGATGAGAACAAGCTCTTTTGTTTTCAGTACGATGAGAACTGGCTGCACAGCTCTGAAATTCCGCTGTCGCTTTCCCTCCCATTACGCAGTGAACCCTATCTGGCCGATGAGTCACACGCCTTCTTTGCCAACCTGCTGCCCGAACAAAAAATTCGCCAGGTTGTGGCGCGAAATTTGGGGGTCTCTCCGCACAACGACTTTGGTTTGTTGGAAAAAATCGGCGGGGATTGTGCCGGGGCAGTGTCTTTATACCCCGATGGCGTTCAATCCACGGCAGAAAAGACCTACGCCCCTGTGTCCACCCAGGAATTGGCGCACATCATCAAGGAACTGCCGCAAAAGCCCTTTTTGGCCGGTGAGTCCGGGTTTCGACTGTCTCTCGCCGGAGTGCAGAATAAATTGCCCGTCTTTTATTCAGAAGGACAGTTTGCGCTCCCCCAGGGCGGAGCCCCAAGCAACACCATCATCAAACCGCCGATTGAAACCTTAGACGGCACGGTTGAAAACGAAGCATTCTGCATGGCTCTGGCCAGCGCCATCGGTCTGCCGGTGCCCAACTCATACATTCATGACCTTGATGATTCCCGGATTTTTGCCATTGAACGATATGACCGCGTCATAGGTGAAGACGGGCTGACAAGAGTGCATCAGGAGGATTTCTGCCAGGCCATGGGAACGCTGCCGGAATACAAATACGAGCACGAAAGCGGCCCCAGCTTTGCGCAGTGTGTCACATTGCTGCGCAAACTCAGCGCAAAACCGGCCAAAGATGTCATGGCCCTGCTGGATTGGCTGATCTTCAACTTTTTAATCGGCAATTCAGACGCACACGGCAAAAACATTTCCTTGTTACTGCTGCCGCAAGGCCCGGCATTGGCGCCGTTCTATGACCTTTTGTCGACACGGATCTACGCGCATTATGGTCTCACCAGCGACATGGCCATGAAGATTGGCGGTGAAGTTGACCCGGATAAGGTGACGAAGCAAAACTGGGAAGCTCTCGCAGAAGACATTCAAATCAGTTCCAGATATGTCGTGCCGAGGATTGTTTTGATCGCCAATAAAATTGAGAGCGTCAGGCTGCAACTCTTCTCCGAAAAATTTGCGCCATACAAAAGTGACTGTCTGTATCGGTTAAATCAGTTTATTTTCGAGTCGTGCGAGATGGCGATAAGAAGGCTTGCTTAG